In Manis javanica isolate MJ-LG chromosome X, MJ_LKY, whole genome shotgun sequence, the DNA window AGACCATGGGCGGGAGGGTCTAGGGGCAGGCCACGACTCACATATCCTCCTGGGGGTTCTCAGGAGGTGATGAGTCCCAAGCTATGCCTCGGGGAAAGACTGAGGGACAGTCCACCATTGAACAGATCACAAAACATTCTGAGCCCCACCTCTGCACTCAGAACGTGAAGGCTCAGGTCAGGGCTGTCAGGCTGAGGCTCAACTTCACTTATTTACATTAAATCTAAGGGAAAAACGGTACTTTGTGTGAGGGTGCTGCCAGCAGTCGGCCAACGGGAGGTGAACCAGGAAGTACCGCCAGACCAAGCACCCTACACGAGAACTGCGGACCCGAGCGGCTCTTGAAGGAGAGTGCTCCACCTAACTCTCAGGTGGGTGTCCCCCGACTGGGATAGGGGCTAAGGGACCCCTTCTTTTGCTCCTCTTGGTTCTCCGGGAGTTGTTGGCGTTGGGGCACCTTTACAATAGCAGAATAGAGGGGGTCTAGGACTTGCCAATAGCTGACATTACAATCTTATTGTGAactgaaaacacccccacacccAAGAACAGAGGCTCCCCATTGGCAGCCTCTGCTGTCACCCCAGTGTACCCCAGATGGAGCTAGCAAGCTCTCATCTCAGGTTTCCTCCGAGGTCCTCTTTGAGGTTCTCAGGGAACAGGATGACCAGAACAGGAGCCCTGTGGGGACCTAGAGTAGAGCCCCGTGGAAACTTGCAGAGGTGGCCTTGGTTAGAGCCACGGTGATCTCCCAGCTGAAGGGGCTCACATCCTCGCATCTTCCCTCCCCCACGTATCCTTACCTGCTCACAGCCTGCCCAGACTTCTGCCTGCTGTCCTTGACCAGAGAGTCATCATGCCTCGGCGTCGGAAGAGCAAGCGCCAGGGCCGCCAGACACAGCAGCAGGCCCAGGGTGAGACCCAGAGTCGTGGGCATGCTCAGGCCaccgcagcagcagcagcagccgagTCCACTCCCTCCTCGTTTCCTCAGTGTGAAGATCTTCTCCAGAGTCTGCCTGATGTTGAGCCACGTAGCACTGGCCAGCAGCTTCAGGAAGCACCACCTGGCGCCACGGCATCTACTCACACTACATCTGATGAAGCTTCCGACGACGAAGATCAGGATATGCCAAGGACTGCTGAGGTTCCACTCAACACTGAAGGCTCACACAAAGGTTATTTAGTCAGGAACGTTATTGACCTGTTGGAGCACTTCCTTGTGCACAGGTATAAACTGAAGCAGCCCATGCTGAAGGAAGACATGCTGAAGATTATTGGTGAAGAGTATGAATACCAATTTCCTGAGATCCTCAAGAAAACTGCTAAGCGCATTGAGAGCCTCTTTGCTGTTGACTTGAAGGAAGGTGACTCACCCAGACGATCGTATGACTTGGTCAGCAAATTGAAGCTCCCCAACAATGGGAGGGTGCGTCCTGGCAGGGGCTTTCCAAAGACTGGTCTCGTGATGCGTGTTCTGGGTATCATCCTCTTGCAGGACAACTGTGCTACTGAGGAAGACATGTGGAAACACCTGAGGGGGATGAGTATATATCCTGGGAGGAGGCACTTCTTCTACGGGGAACCCAGGAAGCTCATCACCCAAACTTTGGTGAGACTCAAGTACCTGGAGTGCCGCCAGGTGCCTGGCAGTGATCCCCCTCGCTGTGAGTTTCTGTGGGGCCCCAAAGCCCACGCTGAAACCAGCAGGATGAAAATCCTGGAATTTATAGCGAACACCGAGAAAGAAATTCCCAGTGCCTTCCCATCCTTTTGTGAAGAAGCTCTGcaagatgaggaagaaaaagccCAAGTCAGAGCTGCAGCCAACCTTGGCACCACTGGCCATGCCCAGAAGGGTCTCCCCACCTCTACTGAAGTCTGAGAATTTGGTCCTCCAGACCAAATACAACGTCACGTCACAATTAGGCTTATATTCTTAGAAATGCAAAAGAATCCCATAGGAAAAGAGTTGgggtaatggaatagaaaaaaaagtaaacatgagCAATGTTAGTTTACCTGTTCATTTCAGTCTttagtttaataaaataaagtgaTCTATACTCTGCTTTTCATAGCTTATtcagtaaagaagaaaataaatcttacttAATTAGATGTCATGTTGACTGGTTCTTTTATTCACCATACATTGAGTATCTGCTCCTTAGAAGACTCTCTTACTATTGGGCATGCTAAGATAAAGAAAATCCAGCCTCTACTCACAGAACTTTAGAGCTTTTGAGCTTCAGGCATCCAAGTTAAGATGTTGAAATACTCTCAATGAACTATAGGTGAAGTAAAAAGAAGAGGGTATTCCTTATAAGAGCAGTTAAGTGGGAATTTCTGGAGCAAGGCAGTTCGGGACTGTCGGAAACTGCAAGTCCTCGGTAGGATATAATTTTACCTTACACTGTGTGGTGAGCTAGTTCAAGTTGCAGAACTGGTGAGTAGATGCCCACCTTCCGGCGCTATGCTTTGGAGTTAAACAGAACCCCATTTGTCTCCTTGGGTTACTATTACAAAATACAAAGGATTGGGTGACTTAGACAACTGGCATTTATGCTTTAACAGCGACAGACACTGGGAAGTCCACAATCGAATGTGACAATGGACTCAGTTTCTGGTGAGACttttcttcctggcttgcagcGTCCACCTTCTGCATGTGtccacacacagcacagagaGAGGGGCTTCTGGCCTCTCTTGCTACTCTTACAAGAGCACTAACTGTATCACGGGCACCCCATTTTCATTCCCTCACCTAAACCTAGTTACctcccaaataccatcacactgggggttagggcaccAACATACCAATTTTGGTgagggatacaaacattcagtctacagTGGAAAACTGCAGCTATGATTGCTTTGGGATTGTGGGTAAACCACAAAGAAATCGCCACCTAGGGCAAGAAAGGAGGGTGTCTGTTGCCCTTGCTCCAGTGCAAAGGAACACAGTGTTCACGGGCAAACCAGGTGTTTGTGCACATTATCTACAGGGAGTTTCTGAGACATAAGGGAGATACTCCCATGAGGCGAGTTGCCAAGAGGCCTCTGTGCTGGCACTATTTGCCCAGAGCTGGGAAAGCCAGAGCCTGCTCCATTAAAAGGGCATTTTAATTAGAATATCTCAAATGTAATTTGGCAAGCTCCAAGGGAGTGCTACCTTCATGGAGCGGGGAGCAAATATAAATAGAGGTCATCAGGAAGCAAGGGTGTCTGGGGGGATGGGAGGACTTGTACATTGACACAAATTCTAGGAGTCTTATTTGTATCCAGCTGGGGAAAAAATTCCACACCTGAACTAAGTGACAGATGCTCTAAAGGGAAAAATTACTTCGTTTTACTAGTTAGGGAGAGTTTTTGGTTGATTCAGTATTCTTTGTGCAAGAATATTACACGTTCACTGACAATTCCtggattaaaaaaacattccAAGGGAGGTGGGTGGTATGATTTAGgatcaaaataataatatgaagtgccattctttaaatgttagggagTATTTGCTGGTCATCTCCCATGTGGTTTATATATACTGTACACATTGCAACAGTACTCTAAAATAGGGCTTACCACACCCACCTGGAAGATGAGCAACTTGCAGTTTTCTCAACTTAACAAGACTGGttagtagcagagctgggattagacCCCTGGTCTGAGTTTGTCTAGCGGCCACACTGTTCACTGCCTCTCACCCTGAGGCAGACCTCTGGTCTCTAAAATCACTTCTGTTTTCACTGTTCCAAAACGTATCTCAGGCAATAAGAAGGCACTTGTAGCCGAAGTACTGAAAGGAGGCCTATTGAAGGGGATGGCAAATCTGAGAACAAATCAAAATGTGGAGATCGTCGTCGGGTTCTATTTTCCTGGGATCTTACTGAGAGTGAACTCTGCCCAGGAGCTGGTACATTGCCAAGCTGCAGCTCTTCCCATCATTACAGCGCCTTTTCCTTAGCATTTCCCCAGTGTGCCTACCTTCGAACCCCAGAAGCTGACTGGCCGGCCAGCTCTTCCCTGTGGCTGCTTCTGAAGGCTGCACTCTGTTCTCAGTGCAGCAGACAGCCCATGTCACCTGCTCTTCCCAGACTTAGAGCATCCCGGCCCCCTGGTGGGCCCTTCCTCCACCGCAGATATATAGCATCTTTATGTCTGTCTATGTGGTAATTTGGagatcttcctttctctctctcttatttttaaaacgcTGTTCCTTCTAACAGGTGGTTTAAATAGCTTCTCATTGTAAGTTTATGAATGACCTTTACACATTTATTAATGGGCATCGAGTTTACACTTAGGAGCTTTTAAACATTGTGAATCAAATTGGGAAACCTTCCCACTTATTTTTGATCCAGAACAAGATAACATGGCACTGTCAGAGGGGTTAACTTTGGAAAGGTGGAAAAACTCACTAGTAAAATTGTTGTGATCAAAAAACAGagcagaacaaaatgaaaagattatCGATTCCTGTTTTCCTTAtctttttcattctgttgttCAGTAAAATTAAATGGCATACCTGGATTTGCTTAGCTTACCTAAGAATTATGGAGAAATTCAATCTTAATAAT includes these proteins:
- the LOC118967261 gene encoding melanoma-associated antigen B5-like; the encoded protein is MPRRRKSKRQGRQTQQQAQGETQSRGHAQATAAAAAAESTPSSFPQCEDLLQSLPDVEPRSTGQQLQEAPPGATASTHTTSDEASDDEDQDMPRTAEVPLNTEGSHKGYLVRNVIDLLEHFLVHRYKLKQPMLKEDMLKIIGEEYEYQFPEILKKTAKRIESLFAVDLKEGDSPRRSYDLVSKLKLPNNGRVRPGRGFPKTGLVMRVLGIILLQDNCATEEDMWKHLRGMSIYPGRRHFFYGEPRKLITQTLVRLKYLECRQVPGSDPPRCEFLWGPKAHAETSRMKILEFIANTEKEIPSAFPSFCEEALQDEEEKAQVRAAANLGTTGHAQKGLPTSTEV